In one window of Oncorhynchus clarkii lewisi isolate Uvic-CL-2024 unplaced genomic scaffold, UVic_Ocla_1.0 unplaced_contig_13079_pilon_pilon, whole genome shotgun sequence DNA:
- the LOC139397421 gene encoding gap junction beta-1 protein-like: MNWGSFYAVISGVNRHSTGIGRIWLSVIFIFRILVLVVAAESVWGDEKSGFTCNTQQPGCNSVCYDQFFPISHIRLWALQLILVSTPALLVAMHVAHRRHINKKILKKSGRASPKELEQIKYQKFAIAGALWWTYMISVLFRIVLEVGFLYIFYLIYPDFKMFRLVKCDSYPCPNTVDCFVSRPTEKTIFTVFMLSVSGVCVLLNLAEVAYLIGRACLRCIHGNNDKNKVAGIGHKLSSYKQNEINQMIADQSKFKFNVGARKTSMEKGERCSAF, translated from the coding sequence ATGAACTGGGGGTCCTTTTACGCCGTGATCAGCGGCGTAAACAGGCATTCCACCGGCATCGGCCGCATCTGGCTGTCTGTCATCTTCATCTTCAGAATCCTGGTCCTCGTGGTGGCGGCCGAGTCGGTCTGGGGCGACGAGAAGTCTGGCTTCACCTGCAACACCCAGCAGCCCGGCTGCAACTCTGTCTGCTATGACCAGTTCTTTCCCATCTCACACATCCGCCTGTGGGCCTTGCAGCTCATCCTGGTGTCCACGCCTGCTCTCCTAGTGGCCATGCATGTAGCCCATCGCAGACACATCAACAAGAAGATCCTGAAGAAGTCCGGGCGCGCTTCCCCTAAGGAGTTGGAACAAATCAAGTATCAGAAGTTTGCGATCGCAGGCGCCCTTTGGTGGACCTATATGATCAGTGTGCTGTTTAGGATCGTTCTGGAAGTCGGCTTCCTTTATATATTCTACTTGATCTACCCTGACTTCAAGATGTTCCGTCTGGTCAAGTGTGACTCGTACCCCTGCCCCAACACTGTGGACTGCTTCGTGTCGCGACCCACGGAGAAAACCATCTTCACCGTGTTCATGCTCTCCGTGTCGGGGGTGTGTGTTCTCCTTAACCTGGCCGAGGTGGCCTACCTGATTGGCAGAGCATGTCTGAGGTGTATCCATGGTAACAATGACAAGAATAAGGTAGCAGGGATTGGTCATAAACTGTCCTCCTACAAACAGAACGAAATCAACCAGATGATCGCTGACCAGTCGAAGTTCAAGTTCAACGTGGGAGCTAGGAAGACCTctatggagaagggagagaggtgtTCTGCTTTCTGA